In one window of Mycobacteriales bacterium DNA:
- a CDS encoding FCD domain-containing protein produces the protein RLGAGLADLINLAPVTAVEVTEARLVFELGIIPMIVERATEDDIEDLRALTREHIAALRRGDYTMARSAEFHNRVAACTHNAAIEMLVHSFHGPLLMSLREASTAAPLMGQRGTYEHRDLVEAIAERDAAKATEIMHRHLSRTQRRLARVNVQA, from the coding sequence ACGGCTCGGCGCGGGTCTGGCCGACCTCATCAACCTGGCCCCGGTGACCGCGGTCGAGGTGACCGAGGCCCGGCTGGTGTTCGAGCTCGGGATCATCCCGATGATCGTGGAGCGGGCCACCGAGGACGACATCGAGGACCTGCGGGCGCTGACCCGCGAGCACATCGCCGCCCTGCGGCGGGGCGACTACACGATGGCCAGGTCGGCCGAGTTCCACAACCGGGTCGCGGCCTGCACCCACAACGCGGCCATCGAGATGCTCGTGCACTCCTTCCACGGGCCGCTGCTCATGTCATTGCGGGAGGCCTCGACCGCCGCCCCGCTGATGGGCCAGCGCGGCACGTACGAGCACCGCGACCTCGTCGAGGCGATCGCCGAGCGGGACGCGGCGAAGGCGACCGAGATCATGCACCGGCACCTCAGCCGGACACAGCGCCGCCTCGCCCGGGTGAACGTCCAGGCCTGA